The Flavobacterium sp. IMCC34852 genome contains the following window.
ATGTCTTTTTTAGGAATGGCTACATTGGTATCGTCATCGTCATTTTCATCCGAAATGATATTGTCTTCAGGAGAAGTTGTCGTTGGGGCTACTTTAGCTTGGTCTTTTACATTTAAGACTTCGCTTTTGTAATTATCGCCCATACCGTAATCACTGTCGCCAAAGTTCATCTCAATACCGCCACCGCCACCGCCGCCCATGATTTTCATGTCAGCCGGAGGCCAAAAACGCAATAAGAAAAGTAAAAGAATCAATAAAGCATACACTACAGTAGTAATGGCTAAGGATTTTTTATCGTCATTGGATAGTTCAAAACTCATAACTATTCTTTTGTTCGTTAAAGTTATAACGCTTAAAAGTACTAAATATTGTGTAAACCTCGCTGTTAATTTTTTACTAAACTAATTGTTTCAGTGCAATTTCAAAGGCAGTCGCGCTGATATTCTTCTTGTCAGAATTCAAAGCATGCGCTTTGTCCAAAGCCTTTTTAATGGTTTCCGAAATGTCGTAGAAAATGGCTTCGTCAGTCATTTGTACTTTTTTCTCCATGAAATAGGCAAAAACTCTCGCCATACCACAATTGGAGATGAAATCCGGAATCAAACTTACTTTGCTATCTGTCTCTTCCATAATCGGGCCAAAAAATATTTCCTTGTCGGCAAACGGTACATTCGCGCCACAAGAAATCACCTCTAAGCCATTCGTGATTAAGCTATCGATTTGGTCTTTGGTTACCAATCTTGAAGCGGCACATGGCGCAAAAATATCAGCACCTAAAGTCCATATTTTTTCGTTGATTTCATTAAACGGAATCATATTTTGGGCTACCAATTTATTACCGTCTTTATTCAGGAACATCATTCTGATTTCTTCAAAAGAAAAACCTTCTTCGTTGATCACACCACCATCGCGGTCAATGATTCCGACAACTTTGGCACCCATTTCGGCCAAATAAAAAGCAGCAGCCGAACCTACATTTCCAAATCCTTGTACAATCGCTTTTTTGCCTTGAACATCTCCGCCATAAATATTATAGAAATGACGAACCGCTTCAGCAACGCCAAAACCGGTAATCATGTCGGCTACAGTATATTTTCTTAAAACATCCGGAGAGAATTTTGGGTTTTCGATTACCTTAATTACGCCGTGACGCAATTGCCCAATTCTATTGATTTTATCAGCTTCTGTTGGTTTGAAAT
Protein-coding sequences here:
- a CDS encoding Glu/Leu/Phe/Val dehydrogenase dimerization domain-containing protein; translated protein: MKDLLKKFENKEPEIVFNWKDAETEAEGWTVINSLRGGAAGGGTRMRKGLDMNEVLSLAKTMEVKFSVSGPAIGGAKSGINFDPNDPRKKGVLQRWYKAVSPLLKSYYGTGGDLNVDEIHEVIPFTEECGVWHPQEGVFNGHFKPTEADKINRIGQLRHGVIKVIENPKFSPDVLRKYTVADMITGFGVAEAVRHFYNIYGGDVQGKKAIVQGFGNVGSAAAFYLAEMGAKVVGIIDRDGGVINEEGFSFEEIRMMFLNKDGNKLVAQNMIPFNEINEKIWTLGADIFAPCAASRLVTKDQIDSLITNGLEVISCGANVPFADKEIFFGPIMEETDSKVSLIPDFISNCGMARVFAYFMEKKVQMTDEAIFYDISETIKKALDKAHALNSDKKNISATAFEIALKQLV